A genomic window from Anthocerotibacter panamensis C109 includes:
- a CDS encoding tetratricopeptide repeat protein, with protein MRSWYRLLVLFLVSSPLPVVAQTLSCGDLKPATQAYRNGEYDKVFALLDPVIKADPTCSKALLTRAAARYKAKNFGGAKEDYNQILKKDDKSSRAYGGRGIIYYEEGDLGRAESDFTKVIELDPGNANAFFQRATARQRLGKIDEAIADWNTLLLIDPTGGNAVSANLDLALLLFFKRKYSLALTSWQKAAELDSKSSEALAGQAIAHFRMGQKEEADNALKAALVLEPRYSSDPNWVLSNKDKGPGWNRIAADALRELLATKP; from the coding sequence ATGCGCTCCTGGTACCGATTACTTGTTTTGTTCCTGGTCAGTTCCCCGCTGCCGGTGGTGGCGCAGACCCTCAGTTGTGGTGATTTGAAACCCGCCACCCAAGCCTATCGCAATGGCGAATATGACAAAGTTTTTGCCTTGCTCGATCCGGTCATCAAGGCCGATCCCACCTGCTCCAAAGCATTGCTTACCCGAGCAGCAGCACGCTATAAGGCCAAGAACTTTGGTGGGGCCAAAGAAGATTACAATCAAATCCTGAAAAAAGACGACAAATCCTCCCGTGCCTACGGTGGACGGGGCATTATCTACTATGAAGAGGGTGACCTGGGCCGCGCTGAAAGTGATTTCACCAAGGTCATCGAACTGGACCCCGGCAATGCCAACGCCTTTTTCCAACGAGCCACTGCTCGCCAGCGCTTGGGCAAAATCGACGAGGCCATCGCCGACTGGAATACGCTTTTGCTTATTGATCCCACCGGGGGGAACGCAGTCTCAGCCAACCTAGATCTGGCGCTGTTGCTGTTCTTCAAGCGTAAGTACTCCTTGGCGCTCACAAGCTGGCAAAAGGCAGCAGAGCTGGACAGCAAATCCTCCGAAGCGCTGGCGGGTCAGGCCATTGCCCACTTCCGTATGGGGCAGAAAGAAGAGGCAGATAACGCGCTCAAGGCCGCTCTCGTCCTGGAACCACGCTACAGCAGCGACCCGAACTGGGTCTTGAGCAACAAGGACAAAGGACCGGGCTGGAACCGGATAGCAGCGGACGCACTCCGGGAACTGCTCGCGACCAAGCCCTAA
- a CDS encoding thioesterase II family protein encodes MSSSIQKPPWILQLGSRPQARLRLFCFPFAGGGSLVFRGWNQLLPPEVEVCPVLLPGREQRFFEPPFTCLTSLVETLAQVLSSDRPFVFFGHSMGAMVSFELARQLRREGRPLPSHLLLSGHRAPHLPATGRLLYRLPEAEFLEELRRLNGTPQAILNNLELMQVLTPTLRADFELVDTHRYQADLPLACPISVFGGLSDPRACEDRLTPWREHTQGRFSLQMFPGDHFFLQSAREPLLQAITAHLQPLL; translated from the coding sequence ATGTCCTCATCCATCCAAAAACCGCCCTGGATTTTACAGTTGGGCTCACGGCCCCAAGCGCGGTTACGGCTGTTCTGTTTTCCCTTTGCTGGCGGTGGGAGTCTAGTTTTTCGGGGCTGGAACCAGCTTTTACCCCCGGAAGTTGAGGTCTGCCCGGTCTTGTTACCGGGGCGTGAACAGCGTTTTTTTGAACCACCCTTCACCTGTCTGACGTCTCTTGTGGAGACCTTGGCGCAAGTCCTCTCTAGTGACCGGCCCTTTGTCTTCTTTGGTCATAGTATGGGAGCTATGGTGAGTTTTGAACTCGCTCGTCAGTTGCGCCGAGAGGGCCGTCCGCTCCCTAGCCATCTGCTGCTCTCCGGTCACCGTGCCCCCCATCTACCCGCCACCGGGCGACTGCTCTACCGGTTACCTGAAGCCGAGTTTCTAGAAGAACTGCGCCGCCTGAACGGTACACCGCAGGCGATCTTAAATAACCTGGAACTGATGCAGGTCCTGACACCCACCCTGCGGGCCGACTTTGAACTTGTGGATACCCATCGCTATCAAGCAGACTTGCCCCTTGCGTGCCCCATCTCTGTCTTTGGGGGATTAAGCGACCCCAGAGCCTGCGAAGACCGCTTGACCCCCTGGAGAGAACATACTCAAGGACGGTTCTCGCTCCAGATGTTCCCTGGCGATCATTTCTTCCTCCAGAGCGCCCGCGAGCCCCTCTTGCAAGCCATCACCGCTCATTTGCAGCCCCTGCTCTGA
- a CDS encoding MFS transporter, with product MPDMFTPPPTRPLTLAQTLLYSCASIGLNLMSVTVSTWLLYFWAPPPGSGRTQYLSVTLVGVLLTLGRVWDAIIDPVIGYWSDVTQNRWGRRRPFLLFATPVAALALVLVWTPPAQGSGLLNAVYFLGVTILFYTGLSLVGIPYDSSLAEMGDTATERLRLSMWKNILGVAGVLAGALVVGPLFAAVGPPTMGLVVGLMGLGTVWLTLLAFRERGIPEAQPLPIGESLRLTFRNQPFLILFASALLIYTAYAMLLADLPYFVTLVVGRGEQEVSLFQGVVVLLMVLSAPLWNRLARSFPCRYLLVAAMLGLAGTSALTFGVGLVPGVPLFAQALLTLALLGPFLGGYFVLVYAMMGSVVDYDAMLTGARREAIYYGAFSLAVGLGPSLAALVLPFIFERYGYTAVQPLGVRVVFLVTAFLALLGVFAFQGYQLGDTPAQTRQNLGMKDD from the coding sequence ATGCCCGATATGTTTACCCCCCCGCCTACTCGCCCGCTCACCCTGGCACAGACCCTCCTCTACAGTTGTGCCTCTATTGGCCTGAACTTGATGAGTGTGACGGTCTCCACATGGCTGTTGTACTTCTGGGCTCCGCCGCCGGGATCGGGTCGGACGCAGTATCTGTCGGTGACGCTGGTGGGGGTGCTCCTTACCCTAGGCCGGGTGTGGGATGCCATCATCGACCCTGTCATCGGGTACTGGAGTGACGTGACCCAAAATCGCTGGGGCCGTCGTCGACCATTTCTGCTCTTTGCGACACCCGTAGCAGCCCTGGCGCTGGTCCTCGTGTGGACCCCCCCGGCCCAGGGATCTGGGCTCCTCAATGCGGTGTACTTTCTGGGGGTCACTATCCTGTTTTATACAGGATTGAGTCTGGTGGGTATCCCCTATGACAGCAGTCTGGCTGAGATGGGCGACACGGCGACCGAACGGTTACGCCTCAGCATGTGGAAGAACATTCTGGGGGTGGCGGGAGTCCTGGCTGGTGCTCTGGTGGTCGGCCCGCTTTTTGCCGCAGTCGGTCCTCCGACTATGGGTCTGGTCGTCGGGTTGATGGGCCTGGGTACAGTCTGGCTCACGCTCTTAGCTTTTCGGGAGCGGGGAATCCCTGAGGCTCAACCGCTCCCTATCGGTGAAAGTCTGCGCCTGACTTTTCGCAATCAGCCATTTCTGATTCTCTTTGCCTCAGCGCTACTTATCTATACTGCTTACGCGATGCTCTTGGCTGACTTGCCCTACTTTGTGACCTTGGTGGTGGGTCGGGGCGAGCAAGAGGTGAGCCTCTTTCAGGGGGTGGTGGTACTCCTGATGGTACTCAGCGCCCCCCTGTGGAACCGATTGGCCCGCAGCTTTCCCTGTCGCTATCTGCTGGTGGCTGCGATGCTCGGGCTGGCGGGGACTTCGGCGCTGACTTTCGGGGTTGGGCTGGTCCCTGGAGTGCCGCTCTTCGCGCAGGCCCTGTTGACCCTTGCGCTTTTGGGGCCGTTTCTGGGCGGCTACTTTGTGTTGGTCTACGCCATGATGGGCAGTGTGGTGGACTACGATGCGATGCTGACTGGGGCACGCCGGGAAGCCATCTACTACGGGGCCTTCTCTCTGGCTGTCGGGCTGGGGCCCTCGCTGGCGGCTTTGGTCCTACCGTTTATTTTTGAGCGCTACGGCTACACGGCTGTACAACCCTTGGGCGTGCGGGTGGTCTTTTTAGTGACAGCCTTCCTCGCGCTGCTGGGGGTTTTCGCCTTTCAGGGCTATCAGCTGGGGGATACGCCCGCGCAGACGCGTCAGAACCTCGGAATGAAAGATGATTGA
- a CDS encoding YncE family protein: protein MHKFLSVLVALACLSMPLRAEEFLLLDQNGPRLRRVDATSAQTLSQIEVNLDPVQLIARDQIYVLDGQSHQLFAYDSKTLEQRQAVSLPTNPVTLVADDEYLWVLHSRSFKLTQIRRQDLTLVGSPQPLGEASPFLLDPGLALGGTHLWVTNPSKGQLLDLDRQTLKPAQILTLGSPTYLMPLAALTDRVYVVLGETLYMLDDKGITLKQVPLREERFSERPVVITQLLVNEERLYAVEPNNRQIFVFERSTLERKPPLKFGRTLGQVSMDNKGRLLVPFPQLGLLSIINRDEVVTRRVGGTPLQAGLVNN, encoded by the coding sequence ATGCACAAATTCCTATCCGTTCTGGTTGCTCTCGCCTGCCTATCCATGCCCTTGAGGGCCGAAGAATTTTTGCTCCTGGATCAAAATGGTCCGCGACTGCGCCGGGTGGATGCCACCAGTGCCCAGACTCTGAGCCAAATCGAGGTGAATCTGGACCCGGTGCAACTCATCGCACGCGACCAGATCTATGTCCTAGACGGACAGAGCCATCAACTTTTTGCCTATGACAGCAAAACTTTGGAACAACGACAGGCCGTTTCCCTGCCCACCAACCCGGTCACCTTGGTCGCAGATGATGAATATCTGTGGGTCCTCCACAGCCGTTCGTTCAAACTGACCCAAATCAGACGCCAAGACCTCACCCTCGTCGGCTCCCCACAACCGCTTGGGGAGGCCAGTCCCTTCTTGCTCGACCCAGGACTGGCGCTGGGAGGAACCCACCTCTGGGTCACCAATCCAAGTAAAGGTCAACTACTCGATCTAGACCGCCAGACCCTCAAACCAGCTCAAATCCTCACCCTGGGCTCGCCCACCTATTTGATGCCCCTTGCCGCCCTAACTGACCGGGTCTACGTAGTCTTGGGCGAGACCCTCTACATGTTGGATGACAAAGGCATCACCCTCAAACAAGTTCCCTTGCGCGAGGAACGCTTCTCCGAACGGCCTGTGGTCATCACCCAATTGCTGGTCAACGAGGAACGTCTCTATGCTGTCGAGCCCAATAACCGGCAGATTTTTGTCTTTGAGCGCTCCACCCTTGAGCGCAAGCCCCCGCTAAAATTTGGTCGCACCTTGGGCCAAGTGAGCATGGACAACAAGGGCCGTCTCTTGGTGCCTTTCCCGCAGTTGGGCTTACTGTCCATTATCAACCGGGATGAAGTCGTCACCCGCCGCGTTGGTGGTACGCCCCTCCAGGCAGGGCTGGTAAACAACTAA
- a CDS encoding DUF751 domain-containing protein — protein MGDFFKTIGKWPVFLAGSFLNNFLSTYSWLRPIWRNPVTAALLIVVLTGGAVGLVATLRAMLRLG, from the coding sequence ATGGGCGATTTCTTTAAGACCATCGGCAAGTGGCCCGTTTTTCTGGCTGGGTCTTTCTTGAACAACTTCTTGTCTACCTATAGCTGGCTGCGACCCATCTGGCGTAATCCCGTGACAGCAGCGCTCTTGATCGTCGTCTTGACCGGAGGAGCCGTGGGTCTGGTCGCGACACTGAGAGCCATGCTCCGCTTAGGATAA
- the malQ gene encoding 4-alpha-glucanotransferase → MVAAGCRVSGILLHPTSFSGAGGIGDFGQRAYEFIDFLVAGGQRLWQVLPLGPTVLAAGNSPYMSSSAFAGNPLLISLESLVEEGLLEPDQPIAPAGWDRGTVDFKRVTFHKLPLLRVSFNHFLEKPELHPPFVEFCRAQASWLDDYALFTALKTYYGDAVWSQWPRPFLTRDPEALAEVSTLLKPQIEFHKYLQYQFDRQWLKLKTYANEQGVRIMGDIPIYVAYDSADVWSHPELFELEDLDEGARPVAVAGVPPDYFSDTGQLWGNPLYNWKALHQTQYHWWVERFRGTLRWVDLVRIDHFRGFEAYWRVPADEQTAINGTWTPGPGADLFIALKQALGKLPIVAEDLGVITPEVEQLRDQFNFPGMRVLQFAFGSDSGNTHLPFNYVRNCIAYTATHDNDTCLGWRDDPMVSAHDKRMLMAYMGKWNLDDVNWDFIRIAMQSIADTVMVPLQDVLGLGSQHRMNIPGTASSNWSWRYDPNQLTPDLARWLLRLTRLYGRA, encoded by the coding sequence ATGGTTGCCGCTGGTTGCCGCGTCAGTGGGATTTTACTCCATCCGACGTCGTTCTCGGGAGCGGGAGGAATTGGGGATTTTGGACAGAGAGCCTACGAGTTTATCGATTTTTTGGTGGCGGGCGGGCAACGCCTGTGGCAAGTCTTACCGCTAGGACCGACGGTACTGGCAGCAGGGAACTCTCCCTACATGAGTTCCTCGGCGTTTGCTGGAAACCCTCTGCTCATCAGTCTGGAGTCTTTGGTAGAAGAAGGGCTGCTAGAGCCCGACCAACCCATCGCTCCTGCGGGCTGGGACCGGGGTACGGTGGACTTCAAGCGGGTGACCTTTCATAAGCTGCCCCTCCTGCGCGTCTCCTTTAACCATTTTTTGGAAAAGCCGGAATTACATCCGCCCTTTGTGGAATTCTGTAGGGCACAGGCATCCTGGCTGGACGATTACGCCCTCTTTACCGCCCTCAAGACCTACTACGGTGATGCAGTCTGGAGCCAGTGGCCGCGGCCTTTTTTGACCCGTGACCCCGAGGCGTTGGCTGAAGTTTCAACCTTGCTCAAGCCCCAAATCGAGTTTCACAAATACCTCCAGTACCAGTTTGACCGTCAGTGGCTCAAGCTCAAGACCTACGCCAATGAGCAGGGAGTGCGCATCATGGGCGATATCCCTATCTATGTGGCCTACGACAGCGCTGATGTCTGGTCCCACCCAGAACTGTTTGAGTTGGAAGATCTGGACGAGGGCGCTAGACCGGTAGCCGTGGCGGGAGTCCCCCCGGATTACTTCAGCGACACAGGCCAACTCTGGGGCAATCCCCTCTATAACTGGAAGGCGCTCCATCAAACTCAGTACCACTGGTGGGTAGAGCGGTTTCGCGGGACGCTGCGCTGGGTGGACTTGGTGCGCATCGACCACTTCCGGGGCTTTGAAGCCTATTGGCGCGTCCCTGCAGACGAGCAGACGGCCATCAATGGCACGTGGACTCCCGGTCCGGGCGCAGACCTCTTTATTGCGCTGAAGCAGGCTTTGGGTAAGCTGCCGATAGTGGCGGAGGACTTGGGGGTCATCACCCCAGAAGTTGAGCAGTTGCGCGACCAGTTTAATTTTCCAGGTATGCGGGTCCTGCAATTTGCTTTTGGCTCAGACAGCGGCAACACCCATTTGCCTTTTAACTATGTCCGCAACTGCATCGCCTACACCGCTACTCATGACAACGACACCTGCTTGGGTTGGCGGGACGACCCGATGGTTAGTGCACATGACAAGCGGATGTTGATGGCTTACATGGGCAAGTGGAACTTGGACGATGTGAACTGGGATTTTATCCGTATTGCCATGCAGTCGATAGCCGACACGGTTATGGTCCCACTCCAGGATGTCTTGGGTCTGGGTTCTCAGCATCGGATGAACATCCCCGGCACCGCATCAAGCAACTGGTCCTGGCGCTACGACCCCAACCAACTTACCCCTGACCTGGCTCGTTGGCTGCTGCGTCTGACGCGCCTTTACGGGCGGGCGTAA
- a CDS encoding PBECR2 nuclease fold domain-containing protein, whose amino-acid sequence MTGGGQWVEILGSTPTMLGRALILPCDTPKAIEVAEARSEQELRQILKNVLQGDSASFMDPAGEFVVINNILIEHIIESQQRFDGREKAFPFIPELIADPFEIWESSAENQQTGEISFRRRYVKYLSLEKPKYRLVTQQFEGVWTGFTFFRGTKPSTLKNLRKGELMWGK is encoded by the coding sequence ATGACAGGCGGTGGGCAGTGGGTTGAAATACTAGGTTCTACTCCCACAATGTTGGGTAGGGCGTTGATTTTACCTTGCGACACTCCCAAAGCAATAGAAGTAGCAGAAGCTAGAAGTGAACAGGAACTCAGGCAAATTCTGAAAAATGTACTTCAGGGAGATAGCGCATCATTTATGGATCCTGCTGGTGAATTTGTTGTGATTAACAACATACTTATAGAGCACATTATTGAGAGCCAACAAAGGTTTGATGGCAGGGAAAAAGCTTTCCCATTTATCCCTGAGCTGATTGCGGATCCTTTTGAGATATGGGAGTCATCAGCCGAGAATCAGCAGACAGGGGAGATAAGCTTCCGCCGCCGTTACGTTAAGTACCTCAGCCTAGAAAAGCCTAAGTACCGGCTTGTCACCCAACAATTTGAAGGCGTTTGGACAGGATTCACTTTCTTTAGAGGAACTAAGCCATCTACTCTAAAAAATCTCAGGAAAGGAGAACTTATGTGGGGCAAGTAA
- a CDS encoding transposase, with product MTVSFIGRLGRSCGRRARQRKSWSRRSWLRWTWVSRFTFMLTGMRLQNFKSWADTGEIRFAPITGFWGTNSSGKSSLLQALLMMKRWFGEIINYFERRTTNGVVEGINNKLKVIKRVAYGFRNFLNFRLRCLMCWHYQANPA from the coding sequence ATGACAGTCAGTTTTATCGGGAGATTGGGGCGGAGCTGTGGGAGACGCGCCCGACAGCGGAAGTCCTGGAGCAGGCGGAGCTGGCTAAGATGGACCTGGGTTTCTAGGTTCACGTTTATGCTCACCGGAATGCGCCTTCAAAATTTTAAATCTTGGGCGGATACAGGCGAAATCCGCTTTGCTCCCATCACGGGTTTTTGGGGAACAAACAGTTCCGGGAAATCGAGTTTGCTTCAGGCGCTCTTGATGATGAAGCGATGGTTTGGAGAGATTATCAACTACTTTGAGCGGCGAACGACGAATGGTGTTGTGGAAGGAATCAACAATAAGCTAAAGGTTATAAAGCGTGTAGCGTATGGCTTCAGGAATTTCTTGAATTTCCGACTTCGCTGCTTAATGTGCTGGCATTATCAAGCTAACCCTGCATAA
- a CDS encoding helicase HerA domain-containing protein encodes MTESTCLGLVVTGSLSAGLEVRLDPTISVEDIRVGKFVIIRGKSTQFFSMLTDVILGTASPKILMNPPNAEDDFLAEILMGTGIYGTVKVTPMLMLEGGNCAELRPVKTVPSHFSKVYESSSTDFAKVFGLESDPTRKNFYIGQPLDMDVPVCLDLERFVERSNGIFGKSGTGKSFLTRLILCGTIQKEAAVNLIFDMHSEYGWEAAKEGKEVSTVKGLQQLFPGQVKIFSLDPDSTKRRGVRGSQEMYISLDQIEIEDLALVRNELNVSETSLENAIILRNHFGPSWISRLGGMSNGEIQEFCQENMGNAPSIMALQRKLLKLEDLKYIKQVCPHDYIGELVQTLAAGRHVVIEFGSQGSLLGYMLATNIITRRLHAHYVKKAEKYLQSKSAADKPRQLMITIEEAHRFLDPRQSRSTIFGTIAREMRKYFVTLLVVDQRPSGIDNEVMSQMGTRITAALNDDKDIEAIFTGMSGGQALRTVLAQMDPKQQALILGYAVPMPVVVRTRAYDSQFYREIGAELWETRPTAEVLEQAELAKMDLGF; translated from the coding sequence GTGACAGAATCGACGTGCCTGGGCTTGGTCGTGACGGGTTCTCTGAGTGCGGGATTGGAAGTCCGCCTCGATCCCACCATCAGTGTCGAAGATATCAGAGTCGGCAAGTTTGTCATCATCCGGGGCAAGTCCACCCAATTTTTCTCGATGCTCACTGATGTCATCTTGGGTACAGCCTCGCCCAAGATTCTCATGAATCCCCCCAATGCAGAGGATGATTTCCTCGCTGAAATTCTGATGGGCACGGGCATCTACGGTACGGTCAAAGTCACCCCGATGTTGATGTTGGAAGGGGGGAATTGCGCAGAATTGCGCCCGGTAAAGACGGTCCCTTCCCACTTCTCCAAGGTCTATGAATCAAGCTCGACGGACTTCGCTAAAGTTTTTGGGCTGGAGAGCGACCCGACACGCAAGAATTTCTACATCGGTCAGCCTTTGGATATGGACGTGCCGGTCTGTCTGGATCTAGAGCGTTTTGTCGAGCGCTCCAACGGTATCTTCGGCAAGTCGGGCACGGGCAAATCGTTTCTCACCCGCCTCATTCTCTGCGGCACGATCCAGAAAGAAGCAGCGGTGAATCTCATCTTTGATATGCACTCGGAGTACGGATGGGAAGCGGCTAAAGAGGGCAAGGAGGTCTCCACCGTCAAAGGTTTACAGCAGCTATTTCCCGGTCAGGTGAAGATTTTCAGCCTCGACCCGGATTCGACCAAGCGCCGGGGCGTGCGCGGTTCTCAGGAGATGTACATCAGTCTTGACCAGATAGAAATCGAAGACCTGGCGCTGGTGCGCAACGAACTCAATGTCTCTGAGACCAGCCTGGAGAATGCGATTATCCTCAGAAACCACTTTGGTCCTAGCTGGATCAGTCGTCTAGGCGGGATGTCTAACGGGGAGATCCAAGAGTTTTGCCAGGAAAACATGGGCAATGCTCCCTCAATCATGGCGCTCCAGCGCAAACTGCTCAAGCTCGAAGACCTGAAATATATCAAGCAGGTCTGCCCCCACGACTACATTGGGGAGTTAGTCCAGACTCTAGCGGCTGGTCGCCATGTGGTGATTGAGTTTGGTTCTCAGGGCTCGCTGTTGGGTTACATGCTCGCCACCAACATCATCACCCGCCGCCTGCACGCCCACTACGTCAAAAAAGCAGAGAAGTACCTCCAGAGCAAAAGTGCGGCGGATAAGCCCCGCCAATTGATGATCACCATTGAGGAGGCACACCGTTTCCTTGACCCACGTCAGTCACGCTCGACGATTTTTGGGACGATTGCGCGCGAGATGCGTAAATATTTTGTCACGCTTTTGGTGGTGGACCAGCGTCCTTCGGGAATTGATAACGAGGTCATGTCGCAGATGGGGACACGCATCACAGCAGCATTAAATGATGACAAAGATATTGAGGCTATCTTCACAGGGATGTCGGGCGGGCAGGCGTTGCGCACGGTGTTGGCGCAGATGGACCCCAAACAGCAGGCGCTGATCTTGGGCTATGCAGTCCCGATGCCGGTCGTAGTTCGGACCCGCGCCTATGACAGTCAGTTTTATCGGGAGATTGGGGCGGAGCTGTGGGAGACGCGCCCGACAGCGGAAGTCCTGGAGCAGGCGGAGCTGGCTAAGATGGACCTGGGTTTCTAG
- a CDS encoding DUF4346 domain-containing protein, whose amino-acid sequence MSDWQAQALHLDQQLSKRHIPLDPAGYFIIYVDHQEKLICARHFLVTVNERGLAIDPTTGKPISAKAPAPNPLNKVFQARTAKEMCVHLFEQEDQPLVTYFNHAAYLGREFQRAEYALLHGTEYIQD is encoded by the coding sequence GTGTCTGATTGGCAAGCACAAGCACTTCACCTCGACCAACAGTTATCCAAGCGGCATATCCCTCTGGACCCCGCTGGGTATTTTATTATCTATGTGGACCACCAGGAAAAGCTGATCTGCGCCCGACACTTTCTGGTCACAGTCAATGAACGGGGGCTCGCTATTGACCCGACCACCGGTAAGCCCATCAGTGCCAAAGCTCCCGCCCCCAATCCACTCAACAAAGTCTTTCAGGCGCGGACAGCCAAAGAGATGTGTGTGCACCTCTTCGAACAAGAAGACCAACCCCTCGTCACCTACTTTAACCACGCCGCCTACCTCGGTCGCGAATTTCAACGGGCGGAATATGCGCTCTTGCACGGGACGGAATATATCCAGGATTAA
- a CDS encoding IS6 family transposase, producing the protein MSKSASLYRGHRFPPEIIVHCVWLYFRFCLSYRDVEEMMAVRGITLTYETVRAWCRKFGQVYANQIRHRRPQPGDKWHLDEVVLKINGQTSYLWRAVDQEGNVLDILVQKRRNQAAAKKFFRKLLKGLRYVPRVIVTDKLASYGAAKKEILKSVEHRQHKGLNNQAENSHQPTRERERRMRRFKSVGHAQRFLSAYGPIRQHFCPHRHRLSAAIYRQTLQERLTSWREITGFAAAG; encoded by the coding sequence ATGAGCAAATCTGCTTCCCTCTATCGTGGCCACCGCTTTCCGCCCGAGATCATCGTCCACTGCGTCTGGCTCTACTTCCGCTTCTGCCTCAGTTACCGGGATGTCGAAGAGATGATGGCCGTGCGCGGCATCACCCTCACCTACGAAACTGTCCGCGCCTGGTGCCGCAAGTTTGGCCAGGTCTACGCCAACCAGATCCGCCACCGCCGTCCACAACCCGGCGACAAGTGGCATCTCGACGAAGTGGTCCTCAAAATCAATGGCCAGACCTCCTATTTGTGGAGGGCGGTGGACCAGGAAGGGAACGTCCTGGACATCCTGGTGCAGAAGCGTCGCAACCAGGCGGCGGCCAAGAAGTTCTTCCGTAAACTGCTGAAGGGATTGCGGTACGTGCCGCGAGTGATCGTGACCGACAAACTGGCCAGCTATGGGGCAGCCAAGAAAGAGATCTTGAAATCCGTGGAACACCGGCAGCACAAGGGCTTGAACAATCAGGCCGAAAATTCCCACCAGCCGACTCGGGAGCGGGAACGACGGATGCGGCGCTTCAAATCGGTCGGTCATGCCCAGAGATTTCTGTCGGCCTACGGCCCGATCCGCCAGCATTTTTGTCCGCACCGCCATCGACTGAGTGCGGCAATCTACCGTCAGACCCTGCAGGAGCGCCTGACAAGTTGGCGGGAGATCACAGGGTTCGCGGCAGCAGGTTGA
- a CDS encoding SRPBCC family protein: MFLTVAASLVPSWQVDASEVSRATPQQIWRWYEDSERTPNWDHLVTSRKINGPFETGTTGSNQGASGPAFPWVFTDVATNQHYTEVTRLPLATLTATHVLTPTHSGTRIDHALIVAGPLAWVYRLTFKPSFESGIHAALHRLAVGAAMGPPPALSS, encoded by the coding sequence GTGTTTCTGACCGTCGCCGCATCTCTCGTTCCCTCGTGGCAGGTTGACGCGAGCGAAGTATCGCGGGCGACGCCGCAGCAGATCTGGCGCTGGTATGAGGACTCAGAGCGTACGCCGAATTGGGACCACCTGGTCACCAGTCGGAAGATCAACGGGCCATTCGAGACGGGAACGACAGGAAGCAACCAAGGTGCGAGCGGGCCGGCTTTTCCGTGGGTGTTCACAGACGTGGCGACGAACCAGCATTACACCGAGGTGACCCGGTTGCCCCTCGCGACCCTGACGGCGACGCATGTGCTCACACCGACGCACAGTGGCACGCGGATCGACCATGCTCTGATCGTCGCGGGGCCGCTGGCCTGGGTTTACCGCCTAACCTTCAAGCCGTCGTTCGAGTCAGGAATTCATGCGGCTTTGCACCGTCTCGCCGTAGGAGCGGCCATGGGCCCGCCGCCGGCATTGTCAAGTTGA
- a CDS encoding aminotransferase class I/II-fold pyridoxal phosphate-dependent enzyme, giving the protein MLTVNSLTKVYGLSWARCGWVFAPPAVTRAIGHVLLTTAGSAPPSSAALGLAAFAAHEQLWQRSHQWATTNFQRVKQWLDAQPHLYWQAPPHGLFGFVWHRSGENLRSRIEQGCADRGVLVVPGQFFGAPTGFRLAWSCHETLLETGLQQLEAVMVGEPP; this is encoded by the coding sequence GTGCTTACGGTGAATTCCCTGACCAAAGTTTACGGACTGAGTTGGGCGCGCTGTGGTTGGGTCTTTGCGCCCCCTGCGGTGACCCGTGCTATCGGTCATGTCCTTTTGACGACTGCGGGTAGCGCACCCCCGTCCTCGGCAGCCCTTGGTTTGGCGGCCTTCGCGGCACATGAGCAACTGTGGCAGCGCAGTCATCAGTGGGCGACAACGAACTTCCAACGGGTAAAGCAGTGGCTAGACGCTCAGCCCCATCTCTACTGGCAGGCTCCCCCCCATGGACTTTTCGGGTTTGTGTGGCACCGCTCTGGGGAGAATTTGCGCTCCCGGATTGAACAGGGCTGTGCCGACCGGGGGGTCCTCGTCGTGCCGGGACAATTTTTTGGGGCACCCACTGGTTTTCGACTCGCTTGGAGCTGTCACGAGACGCTGTTAGAAACTGGGTTACAGCAACTGGAGGCAGTAATGGTTGGGGAACCCCCCTAA